A genome region from Anopheles stephensi strain Indian chromosome 2, UCI_ANSTEP_V1.0, whole genome shotgun sequence includes the following:
- the LOC118502860 gene encoding fatty-acid amide hydrolase 2-B-like — protein sequence MELWLVCLGLFLRLLNTLLKPIVAFIGGPKRTTPFPEIRNDMLNIPAVDLAERIRNKELRSEDVVRAYIDRIREVNPLINAVVEERFGAAIEEARKADVLISETQPLWLIKNYPLLGVPFTVKESCALRGAPLTGGSLARKGVRASVDGEAVAHLKAAGCIPLLVSNTPEYCLNWESYNHVTGRTLNPYDNRRTAGGSSGGEGALIGSGASLFGVGSDVAGSIRVPAHFNGIFGHKPTAGAISIDGHFPMSTDEKFARLLTVGPMARYAKDLPTLLHIMAGPNAARLRLDESVHTKDIRILYAEDMGFNLGHIPVDDDIKMALYRAVKYFKGHGLSTERAEFEHMAEGMELAFSVLQSLNDVPSIFHNPDNPKATPSLMVELVRCALGQSQYSLAGIMFYVIFALKNFFSAEALENYMELAAGLRRQMIETLGTDGVFFFPTYPTSAIRHYESFGHIMGVGYTMLFNSLGLPATHVPLGLDRNGLPIGIQVVAAPYQDRLGLCIARELEAAFGGWQAPK from the exons ATGGAGCTTTGGTTGGTGTGTTTGGGGCTGTTTCTGCGGCTGCTCAACACACTGCTCAAACCGATCGTCGCGTTCATCGGTGGCCCGAAACGGACCACCCCATTTCCGGAGATACGGAACGATATGCTCAACATACCGGCGGTCGATCTGGCGGAGCGGATACGCAACAAGGAG CTTCGATCGGAGGATGTGGTGCGTGCGTACATCGATCGGATCCGGGAGGTTAATCCACTGATCAATGCCGTGGTGGAGGAACGGTTCGGTGCCGCGATCGAGGAAGCAAGGAAAGCGGATGTGCTGATCAGCGAAACGCAACCGCTGTGGCTGATCAAAAACTATCCACTGCTCGGTGTGCCGTTCACGGTGAAGGAATCCTGCGCCCTGCGTGGTGCCCCACTGACGGGCGGTTCGTTGGCCCGGAAGGGAGTGCGGGCGAGCGTGGACGGGGAGGCGGTCGCCCATCTTAAGGCGGCCGGTTGCATTCCGCTGCTCGTGTCCAACACGCCCGAGTACTGTTTGAACTGGGAATCGTACAACCATGTGACGGGCCGTACGCTGAACCCGTACGACAATCGACGGACGGCCGGTGGTTCGTCGGGCGGTGAGGGTGCGCTGATCGGTTCGGGAGCTTCGCTGTTCGGTGTTGGGAGCGATGTGGCCGGATCTATACGTGTGCCGGCACACTTTAACGGGATCTTTGGACACAAACCAACCGCAG GCGCCATCTCTATCGACGGTCACTTTCCAATGTCGACTGACGAAAAGTTTGCCCGCCTGCTGACGGTCGGGCCGATGGCACGGTACGCGAAGGATCTGCCCACGCTGCTACACATTATGGCTGGCCCGAACGCGGCCCGGCTGCGGCTTGACGAGTCCGTCCACACGAAAGACATCCGCATCCTGTACGCCGAAGATATGGGCTTCAACTTGGGTCACATCCCGGTGGACGACGACATCAAGATGGCACTGTATCGGGCGGTGAAGTACTTCAAAGGCCACGGCCTGTCGACGGAGCGGGCCGAGTTTGAGCATATGGCCGAAGGGATGGAGCTTGCGTTCAGCGTGCTGCAGTCGCTGAACGATGTGCCGAGCATCTTCCACAATCCGGACAATCCGAAAGCTACGCCCAGCCTGATGGTGGAGCTGGTACGGTGCGCTCTCGGCCAATCGCAGTACAGCCTCGCCGGTATCATGTTCTATGTGATATTCGCGCTGAAGAACTTTTTCTCTGCCGAAGCGCTCGAAAACTATATGGAGCTGGCGGCGGGATTACGCAGGCAGATGATC GAAACACTCGGAACCGATGGtgtatttttcttcccaacCTATCCAACATCGGCCATCCGCCACTACGAATCGTTCGGCCACATTATGGGCGTTGGGTACACGATGCTGTTCAACTCGCTCGGACTGCCGGCAACCCACGTGCCGCTGGGGCTGGATCGAAATGGACTACCGATCGGGATACAGGTGGTGGCCGCACCGTACCAGGATCGGTTAGGACTTTGCATCGCCCGCGAGCTGGAGGCGGCTTTCGGTGGTTGGCAAGCGCCGAAGTGA
- the LOC118502862 gene encoding proton-coupled amino acid transporter 3: MAFQGYSSSDQLLHRQGERMFGGMGLGSTRRLSLFFATLCVVDLFGVFPIVALPKSIISCGLYGIPLVLFVITLQIYTAVVLGRCWTIAEKLDPSIVAKNRYPYAAIAEFTYGRRMSVFVTVLLDLTVFGGGIPNLLVAAQNLQLLGARVSEGRFEISFCYWLLIIGLFLCPIMWLGSPKNMRTLASVSVVVCSSVAILTWISIGGDRSGSFTPFKDIALGLPPFVQLLKAYGIIAFQFDIHPMLLTIQVDMQHKRQIGKAVLYGILITCSLSVVTTFLTAYRYGMDATNNVLQILPRSWSLYMTILLVTLQLCLSSAVGNSALFQHIEDLLGASRDFTIKRCIIRSTLVWLGVLIAEILPRFDLVMGIIGGTLTGPLIFILPPLFYQRMLELEKIYSQELKRSYSTDSSQISEDQFEDSDIETISGSRRSWYGSIGSQGSALSVAKIRDGVKKCMDVLAIRCRQLCHFMYSDCILAGSVIVFGIAATLASTYYNMFDVRETQLWFSCLSTWRR; encoded by the exons ATGGCGTTCCAGGGTTACAGTTCGTCGGATCAGTTACTGCATCGCCAGGGGGAACGGATGTTCGGGGGGATGGGGCTCGGCAGCACCCGCCGGTTGTCGCTATTCTTCGCCACGCTCTGTGTGGTCGATCTGTTCGGTGTGTTTCCGATCGTCGCGCTGCCAAAGTCGATCATTTCCTGCGGATTGTACGGTATACCGTTGGTGCTGTTTGTGATTACGCTGCAGATCTACACCGCGGTTGTGCTGGGGCGTTGCTGGACGATTGCCGAAAAGCTGGACCCATCGATAGTGGCTAAAAATCGATACCCGTATGCAGCCATCGCAGAGTTTACGTACGGCAGACGGATGAGCGTGTTCGTGACGGTGCTGCTCGACCTGACCGTGTTCGGCGGTGGCATACCGAACTTGTTGGTGGCAGCACAAAATCTGCAGCTGCTTGGGGCGCGTGTCAGCGAGGGCAGGTTTGAGATATCGTTCTGCTACTGGCTGCTGATTATAGGACTGTTCCTGTGTCCGATCATGTGGTTGGGGAGTCCGAAAAATATGCGCACCCTGGCGAGTGTCTCGGTGGTGGTTTGTAGCAGTGTGGCCATCCTGACGTGGATCTCGATCGGAGGGGATCGCTCGGGAAGCTTCACACCGTTCAAAGACATTGCGCTCGGGCTGCCACCGTTCGTCCAGCTACTGAAAGCGTACGGTATAATAGCGTTCCAGTTCGATATTCATCCGATGCTGCTGACCATCCAGGTAGACATGCAGCACAAACGGCAAATCGGGAAGGCGGTACTGTATGGCATCCTGATCACGTGCAGCCTATCGGTGGTTACTACCTTCCTGACTGCCTATCGGTACGGCATGGATGCTACGAATAACGTGCTGCAGATTTTACCCCGAAGCTGGTCGCTGTACATGACCATCCTGCTGGTCACTTTGCAGCTGTGCCTATCGAGCGCCGTAGGCAACTCAGCGTTATTTCAGCACATTGAAGATCTGCTCGGAGCTTCGCGAG ATTTTACCATTAAAAGATGCATCATAAGATCAACGCTGGTATGGCTGGGGGTTTTAATAGCGGAAATCTTACCCCGGTTCGACCTGGTAATGGGTATCATCGGTGGAACGCTAACCGGACCGCTAATCTTCATTCTGCCTCCCCTTTTCTACCAACGCATGCTGGAGCTGGAGAAGATCTACAGCCAGGAACTGAAACGATCGTACTCGACCGATTCGTCGCAAATATCAGAGGATCAATTCGAGGATTCGGATATCGAAACGATTAGCGGTTCACGGCGCAGTTGGTACGGTTCAATTGGATCGCAAGGATCGGCATTGTCCGTGGCTAAAATACGAGATGGTGTCAAAAAGTGTATGGACGTGTTGGCCATTCGTTGCAGGCAATTGTGCCACTTCATGTACAGCGATTGCATTCTGGCGGGATCGGTCattgtgttcggaatagcagCAACCTTAGCGTCCACGTACTATAACATGTTCGATGTGCGTGAAACGCAGCTATGGTTTTCATGTCTCAGTACGTGGCGTCGATGA
- the LOC118502863 gene encoding adenylosuccinate lyase — translation MAEVNTEFRGYRSPLSTRYASKEMQYLFSDQHKFSTWRKLWILLAKAEKALGLDITDDQIREMEKHVEDIDFKAAAAEEALTRHDVMAHVHVFAAQCPLAAPIIHLGATSCFVGDNTDLLILKEALDQLLPKLVGVIKQLAQFAMQYRDLPTLGFTHLQPAQLTTVGKRCSLWIQDLLMDERALRNCRDNLRFRGVKGTTGTQASFLQLFAGDSAKVRQLDQTVTKLAGFERYYAVTGQTYSRKVDLEIVSALASLGATVHKMCSDLRLLASRKELEEPFEQTQIGSSAMPYKRNPMRSERCCALARHMITLQANAANTLAVQWLERTLDDSANRRLTLSEAFLSADACLLTLLNISQGLVVYPKVIERNIAQELPFMSTENVIMAMVKAGGDRQVCHEKIRVLSHEAGAQVKQHGKDNDLVERIRADPYFAPILGQLGSILDPKTFTGRAADQVVEFVNEEVNPIVALYGDKVVTKSAQLKI, via the exons ATGGCTGAAGTGAATACGGAATTCCGTGGCTACCGTTCGCCGCTCAGCACTCGGTATGCGAGCAAGGAAATGCAATATCTGTTCAGCGATCAGCACAAGTTTTCCACCTGGCGTAAGCTATGGATTCTGTTGGCCAAGGCCGAAAAG GCGCTCGGTTTAGACATTACGGACGACCAGATCCGGGAGATGGAAAAGCATGTGGAAGACATCGATTTTAAGGCGGCTGCCGCCGAGGAAGCGCTCACCCGTCACGACGTGATGGCGCACGTGCACGTGTTCGCGGCACAGTGTCCCCTGGCCGCTCCCATCATCCATCTCGGCGCCACTTCCTGCTTTGTGGGCGATAATACGGATCTGCTCATACTGAAGGAAGCGCTCGACCAGCTGCTACCGAAGCTGGTCGGTGTCATCAAGCAGCTGGCCCAGTTTGCCATGCAGTATCGCGATCTGCCTACGCTAGGATTCACTCACCTGCAACCGGCCCAGCTAACGACGGTCGGTAAGCGTTGCTCGCTCTGGATCCAGGATTTGCTGATGGACGAACGGGCACTGCGCAACTGTCGGGATAATCTGCGTTTCCGCGGTGTGAAGGGCACAACCGGAACGCAGGCCTCCTTTTTGCAGCTCTTTGCCGGCGATAGTGCGAAGGTTCGGCAGCTCGATCAAACCGTCACCAAGCTGGCCGGTTTCGAGCGGTACTATGCCGTCACGGGTCAGACGTACTCGCGCAAGGTCGATCTGGAAATTGTGTCCGCGTTGGCCAGTCTCGGTGCCACCGTGCACAAGATGTGCTCCGATCTGCGGCTGCTCGCTTCGCGCAAGGAGCTGGAGGAACCGTTCGAGCAGACCCAAATCGGTAGTTCGGCCATGCCGTACAAACGCAACCCGATGCGTTCGGAGCGTTGCTGTGCGCTGGCCCGGCACATGATTACGCTGCAAGCGAACGCTGCCAACACGCTGGCCGTACAGTGGCTCGAGCGTACGCTGGACGATTCGGCCAACCGACGGCTAACGCTGTCCGAGGCGTTCCTGTCCGCGGACGCTTGCCTGCTGACGCTGCTGAACATCTCCCAGGGTCTGGTGGTGTATCCGAAGGTGATCGAGCGTAACATTGCACAGGAGCTGCCCTTCATGTCGACCGAGAACGTCATCATGGCGATGGTAAAGGCGGGCGGCGATCGTCAGGTTTGCCACGAGAAGATTCGGGTGCTCTCGCACGAAGCCGGCGCACAGGTGAAACAGCACGGCAAGGATAACGATCTGGTCGAGCGCATCCGGGCCGATCCGTACTTTGCACCGATTCTTGGCCAGCTCGGCAGCATACTGGATCCGAAAACGTTCACCGGTCGGGCCGCCGATCAGGTGGTCGAGTTTGTGAACGAGGAAGTAAACCCGATTGTGGCACTTTACGGTGACAAGGTCGTTACCAAGTCGGCACAGCTAAAGATTTGA
- the LOC118502900 gene encoding DNA-directed RNA polymerase I subunit RPA12 has protein sequence MDPGFCPDCGSVLPPLKSLKKVCCYNCNGEFDASAFGTMESEYTIHFNSYENKKLDQAERGEEGAADGPVVNRQCPKCGNDQMSYATIQLRSVDEGQTVFFTCTKCKFKMSENS, from the exons ATGGATCCCGGTTTCTGTCCCGATTGTGGTTCAGTGTTACCACCTCTAAAATCGTTGAAAAAAGTGTGTTGCTATAACTGCAACGGTGAATTCGACGCTTCAG CGTTTGGAACGATGGAGTCAGAGTATACGATTCATTTCAATTcgtatgaaaataaaaaattagatCAAGCAGAGCGTGGCGAAGAGGGAGCAGCGGACGGACCGGTTGTGAATCGACAATGTCCGAAGTGTGGCAACGATCAGATGTCGTACGCCACCATACAATTGCGTTCGGTGGATGAAGGTCAAACCGTATTTTTCACATGTACCAAGTGCAA GTTCAAAATGTCGGAAAATTCATAG
- the LOC118502859 gene encoding fatty-acid amide hydrolase 2-B-like, producing the protein MELLLRLVALILRVVNLLLEPILARFGGPPRTEPFPVIQNELLRVPATELAERIRQGKARSVDVVRAYVLRIREVNPLINAVVEERFEDALGEAAEADERVAACGGDQEALEQLAKSCPLLGVPITVKESCSVKGLALTGGVVRRQNLTAEEDGEAVGRLRKAGAIPLLVSNTPEYCMAFESYNNVTGRTMNPYDPRRTSAGSSGGEGALIGAGASVCGVGSDLAGSIRIPALFCGIFGHKPSAGIVSIKGHMPVCTDAHFDQYLSLGPMCRYAQDLPLLLEIMSGPNASKLRLNEPINVDKLKIYYPQKLDLTVNAVPIAPEIRESLRSALKYFQNKGVYTEPLNFRYFCDSMQIASNSLQTLKDVPNVFASPKPNLFWELVKVVVRQSEHTFATIFMYLLSASKATVNEKNRARYRLMEAELKQEFTDKLATDGVFLMPSFPKPALRHYESFGHVTGFMYTMIINALGFPSTQVPLGFNRDGLPVGIQVVAGPNQDRLCLAVAQELEKAFGGWKSPK; encoded by the exons ATGGAGCTGTTACTGAGGCTAGTCGCGCTAATCCTTCGCGTGGTCAATCTGCTGCTCGAACCGATCCTCGCGCGGTTCGGTGGTCCACCACGCACCGAACCATTTCCGGTGATTCAAAATGAGCTGCTGCGGGTACCGGCCACGGAGCTGGCCGAAAGGATACGCCAGGGCAAGGCGCGCTCGGTCGATGTGGTGCGTGCGTACGTGTTGCGAATCCGCGAAGTGAACCCGCTGATCAATGCGGTCGTCGAGGAACGTTTCGAGGATGCGCTCGGGGAAGCGGCCGAGGCGGACGAACGGGTGGCGGCGTGTGGGGGTGACCAGGAAGCGTTGGAGCAGTTGGCCAAAAGCTGTCCACTGCTCGGTGTGCCGATCACGGTGAAGGAAAGCTGCTCGGTGAAGGGACTCGCCCTGACCGGAGGTGTTGTGCGACGTCAGAACTTGACCGCCGAGGAGGATGGTGAGGCGGTCGGCAGGTTGCGGAAGGCGGGTGCGATACCACTGCTCGTATCCAACACGCCCGAGTACTGTATGGCGTTCGAGTCGTACAATAACGTTACGGGAAGGACGATGAATCCGTACGACCCGCGTCGTACTTCGGCCGGTTCGTCTGGGGGCGAAGGTGCGCTAATCGGTGCCGGTGCATCGGTGTGCGGAGTCGGAAGTGATCTAGCCGGATCGATTCGTATTCCCGCGCTGTTCTGTGGCATCTTTGGACATAAACCATCGGCAG GAATCGTTTCGATCAAGGGCCACATGCCCGTCTGTACCGATGCTCACTTCGACCAGTACCTTTCGCTGGGACCGATGTGTCGTTACGCACAGGATCTGCCCCTGCTGCTCGAGATCATGAGCGGTCCGAACGCAAGCAAGCTACGCCTAAACGAACCGATCAACGTGGACAAACTGAAGATCTACTACCCGCAGAAGCTCGACCTAACCGTCAACGCCGTCCCGATAGCACCGGAGATCCGGGAATCGTTGCGCAGTGCACTGAAATACTTCCAGAACAAGGGCGTCTACACGGAACCGCTCAACTTCCGGTACTTCTGTGACAGCATGCAAATAGCTTCAAACTCACTGCAAACACTGAAGGACGTACCGAACGTGTTTGCGTCCCCGAAACCGAACCTGTTCTGGGAGCTGGTGAAGGTGGTGGTGCGCCAGTCCGAGCACACTTTCGCTACGATCTTCATGTATCTGCTGTCCGCGTCGAAAGCTACCGTGAACGAGAAGAACCGTGCCCGGTACCGGCTGATGGAGGCCGAGCTGAAGCAGGAATTCACG GATAAGCTTGCCACCGACGGTGTATTTCTGATGCCATCGTTCCCGAAGCCAGCTCTGCGCCATTACGAATCCTTCGGTCACGTCACCGGCTTTATGTACACGATGATCATCAATGCGCTCGGATTTCCTTCCACGCAGGTGCCGCTCGGGTTCAACCGCGATGGTCTGCCGGTCGGTATACAGGTGGTGGCCGGACCGAACCAGGATCGACTGTGCTTGGCCGTGGCGCAAGAGCTAGAGAAGGCGTTCGGTGGTTGGAAATCGCCGAAGTAA